From the genome of Triticum aestivum cultivar Chinese Spring chromosome 3B, IWGSC CS RefSeq v2.1, whole genome shotgun sequence, one region includes:
- the LOC123071474 gene encoding GABA transporter 1 gives MGAPSREEEEAKKMEAGGDTVGQKLDAGALFVLQSKGSWLHCGYHLTTSIVAPPLLSLPFAFAALGWSAGMVCLVVGAAVTFYSYNLLSRVLEHHAQQGRRQLRFRDMAADILGPGWARYYIGPIQFMVCFGAVVASTLLAGQSMKAIYLIANPGGAIKLYVFVAIFGVFLVILVQLPSFHSLRHVNLVSLLLCLSYSLCAVAGCVYLGTSDRAPPKDYSIVGETHTRVYGVFNALAVIATTYGNGIIPEIQATVAAPVTGKMFKGLCLCYAVVVTTFFSVATAGYWAFGNAAQGLLLNNFMVDGKPVIPVWLLLMAELFTLVQLSATATVYLQPTNEVLEGLLSDPKAGQYAARNVVPRLVSRTLAVAFGTTIAAMIPFFGDMNALIGAFGFMPLDFAVPALFYNLTFKPSKKGFVFWLNTAIAVVFSAVAVVASVAAVRQIVLDAGTYKLFANV, from the exons ATGGGGGCTCCgagcagggaggaggaggaggcgaagaagATGGAGGCCGGCGGCGACACCGTCGGCCAGAAGCTCGACGCCGGCGCGCTCTTCGTCCTCCAGTCCAAAG GGTCATGGCTGCACTGCGGGTACCACCTGACGACGTCGATCGTGGCGCCGCCGCTGCTGAGCCTGCCGTTCGCGTTCGCGGCGCTGGGGTGGTCGGCGGGGATGGTGTGCCTCGTCGTCGGCGCCGCCGTCACCTTCTACTCCTACAACCTCCTCTCCCGCGTGCTCGAGCACCACGCGCAGCAGGGCCGCCGCCAGCTCCGCTTCAGGGACATGGCCGCCGACATACTAG GACCCGGATGGGCGCGCTACTACATCGGGCCGATCCAGTTCATGGTGTGCTTCGGCGCCGTGGTCGCGTCCACGCTGCTCGCCGGCCAGAGCATGAAGGCCATCTACCTCATCGCCAACCCCGGCGGCGCCATCAAGCTCTACGTCTTCGTCGCCATCTTCGGCGTCTTCCTCGTCATCCTGGTGCAGCTGCCGTCCTTCCACTCCCTCCGCCACGTCAACCTCGTCTCCCTGCTGCTCTGCCTCTCCTACAGCCTCTGCGCCGTTGCCGGCTGCGTCTACCTCGGCACCTCTGACCGGGCGCCGCCCAAGGACTACTCCATCGTCGGCGAGACCCACACCCGCGTCTACGGCGTCTTCAACGCCCTCGCCGTCATCGCCACCACCTACGGCAACGGCATCATCCCCGAGATACAG GCGACGGTGGCGGCGCCGGTGACGGGGAAGATGTTCAAGGGCCTGTGCCTGTGCTACGCGGTGGTGGTGACCACCTTCTTCAGCGTGGCCACGGCCGGGTACTGGGCGTTCGGCAACGCGGCGCAGGGCCTGCTGCTCAACAACTTCATGGTGGACGGCAAGCCCGTCATCCCGGTGTGGCTGCTGCTCATGGCGGAGCTCTTCACGCTGGTGCAGCTGTCGGCCACGGCCACGGTGTACCTGCAGCCGACCAACGAGGTCCTGGAGGGCCTCCTGTCGGACCCCAAGGCCGGGCAGTACGCGGCGCGGAACGTGGTGCCGCGGCTCGTGTCCAGGACCTTGGCCGTCGCCTTCGGCACCACCATCGCCGCCATGATACCCTTCTTCGGCGACATGAACGCGCTCATCGGGGCCTTCGGCTTCATGCCGCTCGACTTCGCCGTGCCGGCTCTCTTCTACAACCTCACGTTCAAGCCCTCCAAGAAGGGCTTCGTGTTCTGGCTCAACACGGCCATCGCCGTCGTGTTCTCCGCGGTCGCTGTCGTCGCGTCCGTGGCCGCCGTCAGGCAGATCGTGCTGGACGCCGGCACGTACAAGCTCTTCGCTAACGTGTGA